gatatcagccttaaaataaaaaagttttttggataagtgtatattaaACGTTTCTGATAAAAGAGTACCGTACTATTTATATGAAAACTATTTATGttataagatattttgtcagggatattttgtctatcggataaaatgtcttcggatattttgtcgcggatattttgtcttcgGATAATAAGTGACGGTACCGGATGCTATAGATATAgataattgttaaataatgtGTAAGGGAGATATGTAACCTAGCCCTCGGAACTTGGCCAACAGgccattttgaataaataaataaataaataaaaatatatatatttattattagtgaaaattaagtaagttaatatattttgtaaaatacttTCCAAATCAACAAACTTATAATTcaattgatattgtctttgagcgagtatagggccatgtgttgatCGAGTAACGGTACATCACAACTTTAAGTAAGCGAATATGGGTCCACCCAACTcccttattttaaaaaattaataataattaactgtcaaaattattcttaaaataaaaattttattctaatatttgagtttgaatgtagcagacatcagacaaatttaaaattattaataaatagagtaaataattaataaaattaaattttaaaaaatgcgcaattaaaaaattttgaaactaataagtgcattttttataaattttattttttaaattatttactctatttatttataattttcaatttgtctgatgtctgttacattcacactcattctaatatttaaaactaaaaaaaatttctagaaaaaaaaaaaaaagatttttcattttatattatttatcagtttatatcgagtgatttaatctcacGCCGATGAAAAGTAAGCGGGTAATGGATCTTTTACCTTAcaataactaataaaataatatatgtatatttacttTTGCTGGATGTAAGCAACATGCAACACAATATTCATAAACAGCACAGCATCCTTGAGGATTACAAGTTTCACAGCTGTAACGTTCAcgtttaattaatgatttattaccATTGTCggatattttttcttgatcATTTTTACAACAGCCTGTTGATAAAAGTTCTTGTCGTTTACAAACAAACCCACGTTCATCGACTATCAATGATTTAccctattgaaaataataataattataattatatgtttatacaactttgtttatttttaatattaataaaagttatttttttaaattactcgacggtatttttattttaaaattatttcatcgaAGTAACATTCTCTCgagacaaaataaataaatttgtttttaattttaatttcttttcatGGAACGTATAACACTCAAGAACGAAACAAAGAGGGATTGTGGTACCCCGGCTGCAAGGTATATCGAGATGGGCCACCCcaattgtttaataaacaaCTCAAGTGACTAAGGCGACCATGAGACCGGGACATCGTCACCGGCGACGGGATGTTTATATTCTCATTTTACTCGTCAATGAGAGAAGACCATTAAGTTTACATATTcttttgtataatttaaaatatatacataagtattccattttaaataatacaaaatatctAATAAATGTTCAAACGGCtcacttaaaaaaatcagtatccgAAATTTtcggaaataaattataatattgtatacatttatacaaaaataactcaattaaattaatatattttttcaagtattagaaataaaatattgatatacttgccaaagtataattttatgtactgactttataaataataccaataagttaaaaataatttattgggaAGTGATACATATTATTCTAGTTGAATAACTttgtatattaaatataaaaattttttaattagattCATACATtctaaaaaaactaaagtttgaaatattagaattatataaattttgaaattcatatTTGTATTCAAATATTGATATAAGATTAAAATCTCAATTACTGACAtttcattgaatttaattattgacttGACTTTATTTGACATCTTTAAAAGTTGTGAaaggatttatttaattataaatgctTGAGAGCATGCAATATTCTACAAAATGtggttatatataatacactagattagaataataattctaTCTTATTAAGTGTAAAAACAATGGATTAGTTTTGCACGCCTCAGACGCGATAGCGGAAcagtattataataaatatacctttattttttactataatatatatatctattacattatttttttgagaattaaaatttttaatatgtgaataattaaaattgagaaATTAACATTCGTGttaatcattaaatattgataCAAGATAAAagacttaattatttacatttgattaaacttaaatatttacttgactTCAACATGTCTTTAAgctatagatatttttatagaattatttaattatgtcaAATCTCAGGGCATTTActtttagtttataatttaatatatttgacagaaaaaaaaaaaaaaaaaactgaatgaCATAAGGTTctgaaattaacaaaaaaacttataattcTATAGAGATTATATAGCATATGAATAATTGGTACATTCGTCAATCTATAGAATTCTctacatttattaataaacatttaatattttttccatagtGTTAATAATTGagacttttaatatttattttcgtttgaTATTTGAGGTAAAAGACCTAAAACCCAATCAGggactagtacccgatcattccatgtatttttatatctttatttatgaatatagaTGTATAAAGACATGTATGAGTgtaatgtagcagacatcagacaaattttaaattataaataaatagagtaaataatttaaaaaataatatttataaaaaatgcacttaataatttgtaaattttttaaattttattttattaattatttactctatttattaataattttaaatttgtctgatgtctgctatatTCACATTCATAGACATGGAGTAATCGCCGGGCACTGGTCCCTGGTCGGGTTTTAGGTCTTTTACTTCATAAATCTacgaaaagtttatttatgacattaaaaaaccgacttttgtAATATTCTTTCTAATAATCTAGTATAATATAACCGAACAAAACCTTAAGGAAGAACAGGCTGCTATGGATACTAACCACGTGCAAAAATTACGTGTTGAATGAGCCCGAGTACAGAATTTTTATGCTAGTCAAGGAAGTTTTTACAGAAGATTATTTTCGAAAGttcatacgaaaaatttaaattcgaagTCATGAAATATTTACACAAATATATCCGAACAATAATACATATTAATACATGGTGATCACAGATTTCTGAAACTCAAATTTCCTGACTTTTCCAGGTCtttcagtaaaataattaaaaaattccctgaccaTATGTGGTTATATTACATcattagaaatatttatttaattcaaaataaaatggtataagtcagttcaataaataatcaatcattGTCGTtcataggtttttttttatttttgatttgaaatctgtttttatataacttactctgtaataaaatacaaataaacttttcattttcactaaaattaattttataaataacgtttgatagaatattaataaaatattattaagaaagcgaataataaatatagtgaaacttatTAGTTCAATACTTATGTATACTTTTAATGATCCTGGAGTTAGCagacaataaaaacttttcggattgtttttccaacaaatcgattacaaaaaaataaaaacgaaaaatatgcacatgtagaaaatttaaaaaactaccggtggaattttttcaaattttttttttttataatttaccgtctaaaagaaaatccaaaaattattagacgtcggctaacttcagtatcatatacTTTGAATGttgttggtttttttaattcatcaatATGCATGCTAATAGCTTGAAGATCCTGACGATTGGTTTctactaagacttttttttctagtagcctttttaattctaactgcTTCATTTTTTCGCAATCGGAGTCAATTTctacaaactttttttcaagatGGTATCACAATCAtcatcctaaagttagcagacaattaaaaattttcggagtttttttcaacaaattaattacaaaaaaataaaaactaaaaatatgcacatgtagaaaatttaaacactacaggtgcaattttttcaaattttgttttttttataatttaccgtctaaaagaaaatcaaaaaattattagacgtcggccaacttcagtatcatattacAATCGCATTCGCACcgcgccattttttaaaatgttttgacagaaaaaaaatctatcggattttttcagtaaaaaaaaaaaagaaagttacAATTTTCCCAGCATGGTGACGAAATTCTCTGACTTgtccagtatatttataattccctgacatttccaggttttccataaatttcgctatcatatatgaagtatttacacaaataaatttgaacaataatacatattacatataaacaatttatgaattaaGAAATCACAGTAATTTAGTCATAAAGAATTTGTAAAAGTTGTTAAATACAgacaacataaataaataattaatttatgagtgtgaatgtagcagacatcagacaaatttaaaactatgaATAAATAGAgaaactaattttaaaaataatatttataaaaaatgcacttactaatttttaaattttttaaatgcgccttttttaaaaaattttattttattaattatttactctatttattaataattttaaatttgtctgatgtctgcttcattcacactcataataattttagaatataaatttaaaagtattaccTGAACCGAATTACGACAATTTTTTGTAACATTATCAGTATCATTGGTATTAACAAGTGGTTGATGATTAGAATCAATAATACCATCATCAGAAGCAACAATAAGTGGCCATGGAATATTTTTACCAGATGTATCATCATCTAAATCATCATCAAGTGGTACATCTTCATTGTCAACAATCATattgtcatcatcatcaaattGTACTTTTGATACTCCCATTTtctaataaaacatttattgtaaatatattttaataaataaacagaaaataatgtttaattattataataaaacttaCATCATGAGATAATAGTGATATTGCACAGTAAGTTAATGAAAgaccaaaaattaaagcaaGTACTATCCTACGACGAAGAAGACGTACTATACTTCCACAAGTTATTAGCATActtacattaatattaattatttattttattggtaaaaacaaaaaggttatttatgtgtaaaaaaaaataaattattattattgaataaatgcaaatttaaaaaatgcatcaCGAAATGTGTGTGCACtcatttttgatgtttttttattgcgaCTATTGTTtgtacttgaaaaatatttataattaacttcaaatgtactttttatattatttgatGATAACATTTagataattaatcatttatttttagtgtttatttttaattcgagTATGACAGAATCagtgacaatttttatttgaggttaagttttatttttattgattattttttattggttgATGTAACCGCCAATGAAAATAAGACCGcgaataaaattgtaatttgaatttaaaatttaatagaggtcgtacgaattttttatcatcgaaaatttatttacagatgAAAGACTAACTTTTTAAGAATATGttttagtcatttttttttatttaaattaacattttttataaaataattataaaaaatgaattaattttggtgcaaaaaaaaacgactTATGATTGGTTATGACGTCATTGCATCTCTTGGAGTTGAGAACCAATGAAAATCACGCTGTTCTCTTGTATTTCCAATATTGAGAACCTCTGTATCCAGGTCACCTGTCATAATAGATTAGTAAAACTacctaaaaaaataactacagtcggacctcgttataagactatcgTTCTGTTTTTTTCATAAACCAGGTATCGCGATAGTTTGAGAGAGAAACTAATAGTCTTATATCGAGGTCCTACTGTATTGTCAAGTAACTTTTTTATGATATCTTGAGggtagcagacaattaacaacaTTCGGACttttttccaacaaattaattgcaaaaacaaaaaaaaaaaagaaaatttggaaaatccaaaagtgcgcgactcataatgctcatttattatgaaataatagaataatcataaaaaatggcgggaagcacgaataaatttaaaatatataaaattttctttccttaaatatttttttttttttttttttaaattatattagtattttttatataattatgaaagaacctactcaaaatatctcgattaataacaaaagcaaaaaaaatatatgtaaataaaaaaagattgaaCTGAAACAATTCAGGCTtaccaattagcaaaaaaaaaaaaaacagctacACTAGGATGGTAATTCGCAAGCGCCCCTGGTGGGATAAATGTACGTATAATGTATAGGTATAGATATATCGGCAtccatgttaattttacatcgatatatatagatatagttatacagcctttttattcttttattaattgttattaaacgACACTGAATTACCTAGCCAGTAGCAATAGGGGATCTACAAATCtttcaaagaattaaaaaaaaaaaaatttgattcagtTACTGCATTTTTTCGTAAGTTATTGTGTCTACGGGTTTCATACTTGacggacaggaaatttttttagactattttgatgttttttccttttttattgaactaaataaatttttgaaaagtatgaaACTAATatccattaaattatcttcaaaatagtatgcaaCATATCTCAATTCCGTAAACTAACaagggtataataattgaaatagttgccgaagtgaggcgaattaaatttttcgatcataaagcacatctcagatgcttcgcatcatgagtcgtgcaataaaAATCTGCAGATgtggaaaatgaaaaaagtgataggtgcaatttttcaaatattttgttttataatataacttatttttaaaaaattcataaatttttagacatcggctaacttcagtatcatattttttttaaatcactgcaatataattttttataaactcaaTTATGGGAATTTATTGATGAAGACTTTACAAAGCAACTTTTCAACATTTACCAAAAGCagatttcgattttttaaaatattttatcatctcTCCGTGCGATGGCGCGTCGAAACCGATTTGATTACAAAACATACAACTTCtctattatattattgttattattattattattgcttaaTTAggggtaataaataaattataaataaaatatacaggaAATATGGTAAAATGGTCCGtgtaattattcataaattaaaattacaagggacaaaataactttttaataccaaaaactttttaattataagcagccttaaaaattttaattcaaataatttaattgaaatttttgtcgAATAAGTGGGTCAAAGGTTCGTTTCAAGACGAGATTTCTGTCCCCAGGTTAATAATATGATATCCTTACAAATAAAAGCCGCAGAATATGTTACTATCATCACCAACTTATCTTGATTGGTTGAAGTGTCTTAATCGctgattcaaaacaattcaattttaatactaAGGTAAGACACCCAATACCCAATCAGAGAACTattacccgatcactcatgtatttgtatatctatatttactcaattttaataaatacatctacataaatacatggagtgatcgagtactagttccctaatcaggtactaggtctttttaccttatatagatataggtaCATTTATCAAGGATTAACTGTATTTCAATTTGTACAGATATTTTGAAATAGTTTTGAAATATCGAATTGTTTAGCTTTGATAGTCTtaatcgaattaaaaaaaatattatttaaatatatttaattaaactacgaaaattaagattataattttaaaagtattcgtAATTCATTACAATTTACGATTGAAGTTTAGAAATCACCAGCAAgtgatttaatataattatttccgAGTTGTAGTAATACTTGACAAAATACGAAGCTTTGAAATGctatgtaataaaattaaactacAGGTCTAGCGTGACCAAAACTATGTGTCATTCCTTGAATATAGAAGTGTTTTATGTTacgactaaaaaatttgaaaaaagtttcgTTAAAATATGGATAGTTAACTAcgattagaattttttaaaaagaaaatctcaaattacattatttatttcaaattctttttgttattttgttttgcagttattttttctttaattttcttccagctcgaaaaaagttttatttatattgatctaaaaaattttaagaaaccgaaaataattaaaaaacaagtaatttaaaaaaattttatttttagatcaaATCAGAATCTACAATATCgattaactttaaattttcatgGAATCCCAGTTTTGAAAAGTCTTTTTGAATGCTAAATTAAAGATCTGAGTCGGTCAatcatacatacacatgcacaAGTACAGAACTCGAATCCCGGGTTAAAATATTTGGTCGAAAATATACGCCGAAACGACTAAATTTGACCAATCCCGTACGGAAAAAgtgtactatatatatatatatatatatatatatatatatatatatatatatatatatgtatatatccgATAGATATACgggtaaaattgaatatatgtctcatatatgtggcatatattcaaatttgCCCGAATATATATGGATACATACTTTTTCCGTAAGGGAAAATCTTGCTGAAGccgtaaaattttatcgaaagtTGGTCGAAAACAcgctgaaattttattattcttaataaACAGGCCGAAGATTGGCCGATAAATTGAGTCGgcctatttttggtttttttaggCCCAATTATCGGTCTAGCTAATTTTCAGCCTTGTGTTCACTACCTGAGCCTTCTTTCggtcgagaaaaaattttattagtttcgcttgaaatttttttaccctggACATTATCTGGATATTATAGtcaaaatagcttcctaggactttAACGTCTTATGGAAACTCGACTTTCAAAAATCATACCAAAATCaaccctatccaaaaattcccatagaatccactcaactgcgacaaaaaccgcatagaatcctacagactgtattggtttctatgcggtttttgtcgcagttgagtggattctatgggaatttttggatagggaaTATCTGGTACCGTAATATTTGGCTTGCGAACAAATGAGAaaagaatattaaatattattaagaaatgaaaatttatgtgtgaaatagtaaaataacaaaatagaAAATACTTGAAATAGTATTAAGccttttttacatcaatttttctAGAAATTTTGTATGCcaagtataataaaatttattttatggttATTTTCTCGTGTTTATTTTGTCGTGGATATTTTATTCGTGGTTATTAAAGCGTGTCACCCAATAtcttcacggaaaaaaaaaactttaaaaattactatttgaaattataacccggaacccggttgtcaatatggggaattttaacattcaaatagaaaattttataatacgtttcgtctattttctaagtatcagatacgatttttaaagttcaagtagtaatttttcttacatagacaataaattttcatacttatcctgtgATTATTCACGTTTGGatcataaacgaaaaaattactatttagaacgATGGTATTTACtaatcactttatcattatattacttgtcactctcaatttatatagttcatttttttccgtgttctcaatttattttttttaatttaaaattttcttagcggtaattaaaaatttaatttctacttttttttctattcaagtATGTAATTTAGTACCGTCTGACtcattttaaagttaaaacgCAATACATACATGACAAGGCCATCATATAAatcttatatttaaaaaatataactacaaattttattactctattgtatatatatatatagcaggAGACATTCTGGATTCCGCAGTTGAAGTTCTGGGTTAATAAGTAATGAGACTTTAAATTACGATAGTTGTTTCTATTTTTCGAAATGAATTgttatgttttaaaattaaaaacaatacaagttagaaaattttaagtgatttttattcttttttttttttttttttcaatcaataatACGATCTCCGTGAATATGCCGATGTTTTATTGAAttcatttcaatattttaattaaaaaacgacTGTCGTGTTATTCAACATTATTTGACTAAAACTGACGTGTAAATTGAGTagaaaaaaaccataaaaacaaattaatctaataattaatataagtaCATACATGTAATATATTATCAACaaatgttataattataaataattaaagaaaaatggGAATGAAAGTGTTAGGTTGGGTTATTTGCGGGATACTTTTCATggcatttttatcaatattcgCAGTACTATGTTTTATGATGCCTTCATTCGAAACAAAAAGTAATATGGAGCGATTAAGCGATCCATCTGATATACAATTGAAAGCATCACTTAAGTGTGAACCTAAatttaagaaagaaaaatttttgatacaatcaAACTATTCATATCCACGATTACCTGATATTATATCGCCGCCTTATCAtaaacctgaaaaaaaaacttcaacgacTAAAACTACAAGCACGACAAAAAAAACCGTAGTGTTTTGGGAGGATAATATTTTAgcaaatttccaaaatttgacTAACAATATTCGAGGACAAAATTGGACATTTTCTGATGATACTCATCCATCAATACCTCATTCGATCAAAACAGAAGATCGCCCAGTGatcaagtataaaaaaaataaaatttttcaagaaacaCAAGATATTGTAAGTAatcttacaaataaaaatgaaaatttgaaaattaattctacTTCCACCGAGTCTCCTACtacaacaaataatttatctcaAACAAATATACCGCTAAAAATGGAATTAGAAAATCCTAGAAATGACAATTTCTGGTTACTTCcaaaagaacaaaaattaatgagaattaatgataatgattcgtaattgtaaaattatatatattaatgtaaaaaaggtaattataatagttattatatatattttttttaatttatttttaatcgcatacaaataaatttttcgtagccaatttttaaaattaaatttgtctaattagtttacaatatatattgtaatataTACTTACTCTTAAAATTAcaatcaaatgaaaaaataatcataagtataattatacataattgcaatttattttttttacaattatggACGTTCTCGCGTGACTCGTGAGTCAAATGAGGGCTAcctgtttcaaatttaattccgacgctattaaatttttgaaaatatctcaataatttataaatttttttgaactatcaagaatatttatgtAACAGTCATTGTAAATAAtgtaaatttcttaattagtCAATACTTTGATTCAGATTTTTTTCGTCATAATAAAACAGGCAATAtcgcaatttttaaatcccaACACATACATATCTATGTCAATATACGATTCAAACACATTatggataataataatacgaaataattattataatgtgagAAATGATTATGGATGTTTTATGATCTCCTTTGTCTATGTttacaaacgtattttttttattgtgcgCTGTTGTCGGTTTTTAAAATGGCCAACAACGTGACGTCATAATTTCAGTTTTACTAActgcaattattattaaataattcaaattatcgataacactatttttttacagcaATTATATCATTAGCATAAAttaaagaatattttaaatcattatttgtCCCTGATGTGTCTattccaataatattttttttataaagttgaaACATGAAAAGTTATAGTTTTTTCCATCAGGCTACTCTGTGTTAAAACTTTGATTTTCAAtcgttaataacttttttaaatgatcgataacataggggagggtggggcagaacggcccccctgaaattttgatatcaaaaaaaaattttttttttcgcctaattactataaatccgatatgtttgcgcatttttaccccaaCGCATGatatttggggcaaaatgaacaaggaaaattctgaaaaagtgattttttcatatttttatcgtcaaattaaaaaaaaattattataattccacatttctagccctacgcataacaccttgggcaaaatggaccagacGAAACAtccgtaaaaattattttttcatatttttcggccgtttctctatgtaagaggcaaatttggtcactaaaaatatatataaaaaaaatttttttttttagttgataaatttttgaaataaagtataactatagaattgttttttttttttttttttttattaaataacaattagtaattaaggtaatcgagagtgaacgattcattacaacttaaaaaatttttttcgagtaatataaaaccaaaaatagttgtcaagagaaagaaatacatccttaatgatgaaaacaatttaaaaaacaaaaaaaaacaaaaaaaaaaaaaattttgttatcattttttggaggggggccgctctgccccacaaaaaaaaaaatttttttcagaattttggcaaaatgtccataaatttgttcgaaataggacaaaagtaaagtgatcttatggttgaaagccacaaaaagtaataattggcttaggggggccgctctgccccacc
This sequence is a window from Microplitis mediator isolate UGA2020A chromosome 3, iyMicMedi2.1, whole genome shotgun sequence. Protein-coding genes within it:
- the LOC130665478 gene encoding SREBP regulating gene protein gives rise to the protein MLITCGSIVRLLRRRIVLALIFGLSLTYCAISLLSHDKMGVSKVQFDDDDNMIVDNEDVPLDDDLDDDTSGKNIPWPLIVASDDGIIDSNHQPLVNTNDTDNVTKNCRNSVQGKSLIVDERGFVCKRQELLSTGCCKNDQEKISDNGNKSLIKRERYSCETCNPQGCCAVYEYCVACCLHPAKRRTKKDYHGLSGRHDVQKTRKIEDVVKLRLRNLDRFQICLAVCRTSSASVRHENTYKDPDSKHCYITILPGNSVNNQNNELHLISITHNNNNNDDKDVITSFSTVSLFILNLSLSY
- the LOC130665064 gene encoding uncharacterized protein LOC130665064, with translation MGMKVLGWVICGILFMAFLSIFAVLCFMMPSFETKSNMERLSDPSDIQLKASLKCEPKFKKEKFLIQSNYSYPRLPDIISPPYHKPEKKTSTTKTTSTTKKTVVFWEDNILANFQNLTNNIRGQNWTFSDDTHPSIPHSIKTEDRPVIKYKKNKIFQETQDIVSNLTNKNENLKINSTSTESPTTTNNLSQTNIPLKMELENPRNDNFWLLPKEQKLMRINDNDS